The following are encoded in a window of Ignavibacteriales bacterium genomic DNA:
- the nadD gene encoding nicotinate-nucleotide adenylyltransferase, which translates to MKPVGILGGSFDPIHLGHLITSYDVLEKRNLEKIIFVPCHISPHKTDQKPTDDIHRLNMVNLAIEKYPYFESSDFEIRKGDVSYTYNTLVELKKTYDRLELIIGFDNLIVFNKWFRPDDILQLATVVVMKREIDNIPVKHNKYFGSAILLETTLIDISSTEIRVRVKNNETIDYLVPSKVKEYISKHGLYK; encoded by the coding sequence ATGAAACCTGTTGGAATATTAGGCGGATCATTCGATCCAATCCATTTGGGACATCTAATCACTTCATATGATGTTCTGGAAAAAAGAAATCTCGAAAAAATTATTTTCGTTCCTTGTCATATATCCCCTCACAAGACAGATCAGAAACCAACAGACGATATTCATCGTTTGAATATGGTAAACTTAGCAATCGAAAAATATCCATACTTCGAATCTTCTGATTTTGAAATCCGCAAAGGAGATGTGTCTTATACTTATAATACTTTAGTTGAATTAAAAAAGACTTACGATAGACTAGAGCTCATCATTGGTTTTGATAATTTGATTGTATTTAATAAATGGTTCCGCCCGGATGATATTCTTCAACTTGCTACAGTTGTAGTGATGAAACGTGAGATTGATAACATACCGGTTAAGCATAATAAATATTTCGGCTCCGCAATACTTTTGGAAACCACTTTGATTGATATTTCTTCTACTGAAATTCGAGTGCGAGTTAAAAATAATGAAACGATTGATTATCTTGTCCCATCAAAAGTAAAAGAATATATTTCTAAACACGGTTTATATAAATAA
- a CDS encoding PrsW family intramembrane metalloprotease, protein MPLISSFIAAILPMLFYLIVLWRMDKYDREPLLFLLVHFLWGAFGAVILGICGSLLLGALTGIIGSTSNISKLIQSIIFAPLSEEIAKGAFLLYSVNSKKFDNVTDGLLYGGAIGLGFGMTENFLYFLTYGNTPENWLYLVVIRSLFSALMHCISTGTLGAFLALAKFSSNFGKNTLPLAGLFIAIFIHFIWNTTVSLSGTFFFGFLFMIFLILFFIFIFRLSINNEKKIIERELLEENMLGLIPKEHIKILSSHLRFRKGWIDERIRKLYSRFAIRLAFNRDLFKKAKDLNKLYYSSEIEKNREAIRSLLSNNLSRYK, encoded by the coding sequence ATGCCGCTTATCTCATCATTTATTGCTGCAATCTTACCAATGCTGTTCTATCTTATCGTACTTTGGAGGATGGACAAGTATGATAGAGAACCATTGCTTTTTTTACTGGTTCATTTTCTATGGGGTGCCTTCGGTGCAGTTATATTGGGAATTTGCGGAAGTTTACTACTTGGAGCTTTAACAGGAATAATCGGCTCAACTTCAAATATTTCTAAATTAATTCAATCAATAATTTTCGCACCACTGAGTGAAGAAATTGCCAAAGGCGCATTCTTACTCTACTCAGTTAATTCAAAAAAATTCGACAATGTTACCGATGGTTTACTGTACGGAGGTGCTATTGGTCTTGGTTTTGGCATGACGGAAAATTTTCTTTACTTTTTAACTTATGGTAATACACCAGAAAACTGGCTCTATCTTGTTGTTATTCGATCATTATTTTCGGCTCTTATGCATTGTATCTCTACAGGAACATTAGGAGCTTTTCTTGCACTTGCAAAGTTTTCATCAAATTTCGGGAAGAACACTTTGCCCTTAGCCGGATTATTTATTGCAATCTTTATTCATTTTATTTGGAATACTACAGTTAGTCTTTCCGGTACTTTCTTCTTCGGTTTTTTATTCATGATTTTTTTAATACTCTTTTTCATATTTATCTTTAGATTATCCATTAATAATGAAAAGAAAATTATCGAACGTGAACTATTGGAAGAAAATATGTTAGGTTTGATTCCTAAAGAACATATAAAAATATTGAGTAGTCATTTAAGATTTAGGAAAGGTTGGATAGACGAACGAATTAGAAAATTATATTCAAGATTTGCGATACGTCTTGCATTCAATAGAGATTTATTCAAGAAAGCAAAAGATTTGAACAAATTGTATTATTCTTCAGAGATTGAAAAGAATCGTGAAGCGATTCGGTCACTTTTATCAAATAATTTATCTCGGTATAAATGA
- a CDS encoding DUF177 domain-containing protein: MIIKYTNFSDGIHSFHLSESVKNLGLEELFFGNADVECKMDKSPHQIVLNCDLTIHSKMICDRCAKDLETKLTNHFQISYLFSRDLQETDEYNVKYLSPEDDKINIRNDVYEYAELALPMKRLCKDDCKGLCPHCGKNLNEEKCNCKIEITHDIWEPLKQLKGKFNN; encoded by the coding sequence ATGATAATAAAATATACTAATTTTTCTGACGGAATTCACAGTTTCCATCTTTCAGAATCCGTTAAAAATTTGGGTTTGGAAGAATTGTTCTTTGGAAATGCTGATGTTGAATGTAAAATGGATAAATCACCGCATCAAATTGTACTTAATTGTGATTTAACTATTCATTCAAAGATGATTTGTGATAGATGTGCGAAAGATTTAGAAACTAAACTCACTAATCATTTCCAAATTAGTTACCTTTTCAGTCGTGATTTACAAGAAACTGATGAATACAACGTAAAATATCTTTCACCGGAAGACGATAAGATTAATATCCGGAACGATGTTTATGAATATGCTGAACTTGCTTTACCAATGAAACGTTTATGCAAAGATGATTGTAAAGGATTATGTCCACATTGCGGTAAAAATTTAAATGAAGAAAAATGTAATTGTAAAATTGAAATAACCCATGATATATGGGAACCATTAAAACAACTTAAAGGTAAATTTAACAACTAA
- the rpmF gene encoding 50S ribosomal protein L32 produces MPNPKRKMSKSRRDKRRTHYKATVPSLSRCSNCGEIKLNHRACPNCGYYAGRSMFVPES; encoded by the coding sequence ATGCCAAATCCGAAACGTAAGATGTCTAAGAGCAGAAGAGATAAACGCAGAACGCATTACAAAGCTACTGTTCCTTCCTTAAGCCGCTGCTCAAATTGTGGTGAAATTAAATTGAACCATAGAGCATGCCCAAACTGCGGTTATTATGCCGGCAGATCTATGTTCGTTCCAGAATCGTAA
- the plsX gene encoding phosphate acyltransferase PlsX, with the protein MTELKLEKCKIAVDAMGGDYAPKHEILGAIAAMKEDKNFDLILVGDKEKILKVAHQEKIELDEKLIYHASQVIEMGDKPVDAIKSKQDSSLVIGAKLVRDKKAHAFVSAGNTGAVAAVSTLIIGRIKNVERPTIGSFIPSETNDTYLFDVGAFVDVKPQHLLEYAILASIFVKELHGIKSPSVALLNVGEEDEKGNKQVKETAELLRKSELNFIGNIEGRDILKGKSNIVICDGFVGNIILKFGESVPSFMKYLLKQHAEKNIFEKIKIGLFKNTLKKALSPLNPDLYGGVPLLGVNGISIIGHGSSSPLAIKNMILRAKEMYDKNLIKKFEEALKTYAIKK; encoded by the coding sequence ATGACAGAACTAAAATTAGAAAAATGTAAGATTGCAGTTGATGCTATGGGGGGCGACTATGCCCCTAAGCATGAAATCCTTGGCGCTATTGCTGCAATGAAGGAAGATAAAAATTTCGATCTGATACTTGTCGGTGATAAGGAAAAAATATTAAAAGTTGCCCACCAAGAAAAGATTGAACTTGATGAGAAACTAATCTATCACGCTTCACAAGTAATTGAGATGGGCGATAAACCTGTAGATGCAATAAAATCGAAACAGGATTCATCATTGGTAATAGGTGCAAAATTAGTCAGAGATAAAAAAGCACATGCATTTGTAAGTGCAGGCAATACCGGTGCTGTTGCAGCTGTATCAACTCTTATAATCGGCCGGATAAAAAATGTAGAGCGTCCAACGATTGGAAGTTTTATACCAAGTGAAACCAACGACACATATCTTTTTGATGTAGGTGCTTTTGTTGATGTGAAACCTCAACATCTATTAGAATATGCCATTCTTGCATCAATATTTGTTAAAGAATTACACGGAATAAAGAGTCCTTCAGTTGCTTTGTTAAATGTTGGTGAAGAAGATGAAAAAGGCAATAAGCAAGTAAAAGAAACTGCTGAGCTGTTAAGAAAATCTGAACTGAATTTTATTGGGAATATTGAAGGAAGAGATATACTCAAAGGGAAAAGTAACATTGTTATTTGTGATGGTTTCGTTGGAAACATCATCTTAAAATTTGGAGAAAGCGTTCCTTCGTTCATGAAGTATCTCCTAAAACAACACGCTGAAAAAAATATTTTTGAAAAAATTAAGATCGGATTATTCAAAAATACTCTCAAGAAAGCGTTGAGTCCTCTGAATCCTGACCTTTACGGCGGCGTACCGCTTTTAGGTGTTAATGGAATAAGTATTATTGGTCACGGTTCTAGTTCACCTTTAGCAATTAAAAATATGATTCTTCGTGCAAAAGAAATGTACGATAAAAATTTAATCAAGAAATTTGAGGAAGCATTAAAGACTTATGCAATCAAAAAATAA
- a CDS encoding ketoacyl-ACP synthase III, producing the protein MQSKNKKIYNAAITAVGMYVPDKILDNKYFESIVDTNDEWIVSRTGIRERRVMENGATSDMAVYAIQDLFKTTKVKPEEIDVIIVATVTPDMFFPATACLVQEKIGATKAWGFDLSAACSGFLFALQTGASLIESGTYKKVIVVGSDKMTAITDYTDRNNCILFGDAASAVLLEPTEDLKYGIKDSLLYVDGSGKESLYMKGGGSLNPPSHETVDKKMHYIYQDGKAVFKVAVIGMADISFEIMEKNGLKGEDVAYLVPHQANLRIIDATAKRMGISKDKVMINIDRYGNTTAATIPSCLTEYYRAGKIKKGDNLILSAFGAGYTWGAIYLTWSMD; encoded by the coding sequence ATGCAATCAAAAAATAAAAAAATATACAATGCAGCAATAACTGCTGTCGGGATGTATGTACCGGATAAAATTTTAGATAACAAATACTTTGAAAGTATTGTTGACACGAATGACGAGTGGATTGTATCGCGAACCGGGATCCGTGAAAGAAGGGTGATGGAAAACGGTGCTACCAGTGATATGGCTGTTTATGCAATACAAGACCTTTTCAAAACAACAAAAGTTAAACCTGAAGAGATTGATGTAATCATTGTTGCTACTGTTACGCCTGATATGTTTTTCCCGGCAACTGCATGTTTGGTTCAAGAAAAAATCGGTGCAACAAAAGCTTGGGGATTTGATTTATCAGCCGCTTGTTCGGGATTTTTGTTCGCATTGCAAACCGGCGCAAGTTTAATAGAAAGCGGGACATATAAAAAAGTTATTGTAGTTGGATCGGATAAGATGACAGCGATTACAGATTACACCGATAGAAACAACTGTATTCTTTTCGGTGACGCTGCATCTGCAGTATTGTTAGAACCAACAGAAGATTTGAAATATGGAATTAAAGATTCTTTGTTGTATGTAGATGGATCAGGTAAAGAAAGTTTATACATGAAAGGTGGTGGAAGTTTGAATCCTCCTTCACATGAAACCGTTGATAAGAAGATGCACTATATATATCAAGATGGAAAAGCTGTTTTTAAAGTTGCTGTAATAGGAATGGCTGATATTTCTTTTGAAATAATGGAGAAAAATGGTTTGAAGGGTGAAGATGTAGCTTATCTAGTCCCGCATCAAGCAAATTTGAGGATCATAGATGCTACTGCAAAAAGAATGGGAATTTCGAAAGACAAAGTTATGATTAACATTGATCGTTATGGTAACACAACTGCGGCAACAATTCCATCATGCTTAACAGAATACTATCGCGCGGGTAAAATAAAAAAAGGTGATAATCTAATTCTATCTGCTTTTGGTGCCGGTTATACTTGGGGCGCGATCTATTTGACTTGGAGTATGGATTAA
- the fabD gene encoding ACP S-malonyltransferase, with protein sequence MGKKAFIFPGQGSQYVGMAKDLYENSVEAKEMIKIAEDAAGVSLSHLMSNGPEEALKQTDITQPAIFVHSVILASIMRTLEPDMVAGHSLGEYSALVAAKAIQYYDAVALVRLRGNSMLQAGIDKPGTMAAVVGLQANILEEICQEASEKGIVQCANFNSPGQIVISGSVEGVHAAMEISKAKGAKLVKELVVSGAFHSPLMSSAKESLKLKLDVTPIYDAKIPVYSNVTAKPVTRSKEIKNLLYQQLDHPVRWEETITNMINNGADEFYEIGPGKVLQGLVKRINHDVKIFGIDKYSDVERYL encoded by the coding sequence TTGGGCAAGAAAGCTTTCATATTTCCCGGACAAGGTTCTCAATATGTAGGAATGGCGAAAGATCTATATGAGAATTCTGTTGAAGCCAAAGAAATGATAAAAATTGCAGAAGATGCAGCCGGAGTTTCTCTTTCACATTTAATGTCTAACGGTCCTGAAGAAGCTCTTAAACAAACTGATATTACACAACCGGCAATTTTTGTTCATAGCGTTATTCTTGCAAGTATAATGAGAACATTAGAGCCGGATATGGTTGCCGGGCATTCTTTAGGTGAGTACTCTGCATTAGTAGCAGCAAAAGCAATCCAATATTATGATGCTGTTGCACTTGTTCGGTTACGCGGCAATTCAATGTTACAAGCCGGAATTGATAAGCCGGGAACTATGGCAGCAGTTGTTGGTTTACAAGCAAATATATTAGAAGAAATTTGCCAAGAAGCATCTGAAAAAGGAATTGTCCAGTGTGCAAACTTTAATTCACCGGGACAGATTGTTATTTCAGGTTCAGTTGAAGGCGTTCATGCTGCAATGGAAATCTCTAAAGCAAAAGGCGCTAAACTTGTAAAAGAATTAGTGGTAAGCGGTGCTTTTCATTCACCGTTAATGAGTAGTGCAAAAGAAAGCTTAAAATTAAAATTGGATGTAACTCCTATTTACGATGCAAAGATTCCAGTTTATTCCAATGTAACTGCTAAACCGGTAACAAGAAGCAAGGAAATCAAAAATTTACTTTATCAGCAATTAGATCATCCGGTTAGATGGGAAGAAACAATTACAAATATGATTAACAATGGCGCTGATGAATTTTATGAAATAGGTCCAGGTAAAGTATTACAAGGACTGGTTAAACGAATTAATCATGATGTGAAAATATTCGGCATAGATAAATATTCCGATGTTGAAAGGTATCTTTAA
- a CDS encoding DUF3109 family protein yields MQTKFEKIINGMYIDPLIFTQKFVKGCDVCICSGECCYYGVYIDKKEYEKIMSEKDKIIKHMDDSQTKSPENWFEEPQADNDFPSGIAVGTEVHNEKCVFLDKQGFCTLQKMAMAAGELKWKYKPLYCILFPLVISEGVLTVDDEHLNDMHYCSKLVNQISTVYDCCKNELKFLLSEKGFEELDIYRKEYFEKIDIDGSKIEAA; encoded by the coding sequence ATGCAGACTAAATTTGAAAAGATTATTAACGGGATGTATATAGATCCTCTGATCTTTACACAAAAATTTGTTAAGGGATGTGATGTTTGTATTTGTTCCGGGGAATGCTGCTACTATGGAGTATATATTGATAAAAAAGAATATGAAAAGATCATGTCTGAAAAGGATAAGATCATTAAACATATGGATGATTCCCAAACAAAAAGTCCTGAAAACTGGTTTGAAGAACCGCAAGCTGATAATGATTTCCCATCAGGTATAGCAGTTGGTACAGAAGTTCATAACGAAAAATGTGTTTTTCTTGATAAACAAGGTTTCTGCACACTTCAAAAAATGGCTATGGCGGCGGGAGAATTGAAGTGGAAATATAAACCGCTATATTGTATATTATTTCCATTAGTAATCTCGGAAGGCGTCTTAACTGTTGATGATGAGCATTTGAACGATATGCATTACTGCAGTAAACTCGTTAACCAAATTTCAACAGTTTATGATTGTTGCAAAAATGAACTCAAGTTCTTACTTAGTGAGAAAGGATTCGAGGAATTAGATATTTATCGTAAAGAATATTTTGAAAAAATAGATATTGACGGATCAAAGATTGAAGCTGCTTAA
- the fabG gene encoding 3-oxoacyl-[acyl-carrier-protein] reductase, translating to MKLLNKKAIVTGGTRGIGKGIVKELAQNGCSVVFTYFSSDESARAIEKELSSDSVKVFGFKADASSFSSAEDTVKFTIEKLGGVDILVNNAGRTKDTLMLRMTEQDFDSIINANLKSVFNYTKAVLKLMIGQRYGKIINISSVAGLVGNAGQANYVASKAGVIGLTKSNARELASRNINVNVVAPGFIETDMTDKLNDQQKEAILSNIPIKRLGKPEDVAKAVIFLASSESDYITGQVLTVDGGMVM from the coding sequence TTGAAGCTGCTTAATAAGAAAGCGATAGTTACGGGAGGAACCCGAGGCATAGGAAAAGGAATAGTTAAAGAATTAGCGCAAAACGGCTGCAGCGTTGTATTTACATATTTTAGTTCAGATGAATCTGCACGTGCAATCGAAAAGGAATTATCTTCTGATTCAGTTAAAGTATTCGGATTTAAAGCAGATGCTTCTTCTTTTTCTAGTGCTGAAGATACTGTTAAATTTACGATTGAGAAGTTGGGCGGTGTTGATATTTTAGTAAATAATGCCGGAAGAACTAAAGATACTTTAATGCTTAGAATGACTGAACAAGATTTTGATTCAATAATTAATGCGAATCTAAAAAGTGTTTTTAATTATACAAAAGCTGTTTTGAAACTTATGATTGGACAACGTTACGGGAAAATAATTAATATTAGTTCGGTTGCTGGTTTAGTTGGAAATGCAGGACAAGCAAACTATGTTGCTTCAAAAGCCGGAGTAATAGGACTAACTAAATCGAATGCAAGGGAATTGGCGTCTAGAAATATTAATGTTAATGTTGTCGCACCCGGTTTTATTGAAACGGATATGACTGATAAATTAAACGATCAACAGAAAGAAGCGATTTTATCTAATATCCCTATTAAGAGACTTGGTAAACCGGAAGATGTTGCCAAAGCTGTTATTTTTCTTGCAAGCAGCGAATCAGATTATATCACCGGACAAGTTTTAACCGTTGACGGCGGAATGGTAATGTAA
- a CDS encoding acyl carrier protein, which translates to MDVEVKVKEIVMDKLGVEESQVVPGASFTNDLGADSLDIVELVMGFESAFDISIPDEDAEKISTVGDAIKYLKEKLGK; encoded by the coding sequence ATGGACGTTGAAGTAAAAGTAAAAGAAATCGTAATGGATAAACTCGGTGTTGAAGAATCACAAGTTGTTCCGGGTGCTTCATTCACAAACGATTTAGGTGCAGATTCTCTAGATATAGTAGAACTTGTTATGGGTTTCGAATCTGCTTTTGATATTTCAATTCCTGATGAAGATGCAGAAAAAATTTCTACTGTTGGCGATGCAATAAAGTATTTGAAAGAAAAATTAGGTAAATAA
- the fabF gene encoding beta-ketoacyl-ACP synthase II — translation MSRKRVVVTGIGALTPIGNNTQEFWEGLISGRNGAGPITKFDPSAFNTRFACEVKNFDPLKYVDKKELRRMDPFTHYSLATAAMAMEDSKLDLSKINLERAGVIYGSGIGGMVTWEEEHTAYMNGGPKRVSPFFVPKMIPDIAAGQISIKYGFKGPNYATTSACATSSHAISDAFILIQRGSAEIMITGGAEAAITQMAIAGFNAARALSTWNDRMMEASRPFDKDRNGFVMGEGSGTIVLEELEHALKRGAKIYGEVVGIGLTGDAYHVTAPPPGGEGAVRSMRECLRDAGVEPIVVDYINAHGTSTELNDLNETIAIKTVFGDHAKKLAVSSTKSMTGHLLGAAGAVEAIATLLAIKNSIIPPTINFKEAEPEMDLNYTPNIAVKKEINYAISNTFGFGGHNASLLFKKFVG, via the coding sequence ATGAGTAGGAAAAGAGTTGTTGTAACCGGTATTGGTGCTTTAACTCCGATTGGCAATAACACTCAAGAATTTTGGGAGGGATTAATCTCAGGCAGAAACGGAGCCGGTCCTATAACAAAATTTGATCCGTCTGCATTCAACACACGTTTTGCTTGTGAAGTGAAAAATTTCGATCCGCTTAAATATGTAGATAAAAAAGAATTAAGAAGGATGGATCCATTTACACATTACTCTTTAGCTACTGCAGCAATGGCTATGGAAGATTCAAAATTAGACCTCTCTAAAATTAATTTGGAAAGAGCAGGTGTAATTTATGGAAGTGGTATCGGCGGAATGGTAACCTGGGAAGAAGAACATACCGCATATATGAACGGTGGACCTAAACGAGTTAGTCCTTTCTTTGTTCCCAAAATGATTCCCGATATTGCAGCCGGACAAATTTCTATTAAATATGGTTTCAAAGGACCTAATTATGCAACAACTTCTGCATGTGCAACTTCATCTCATGCAATATCTGATGCATTTATTTTGATTCAACGCGGTTCTGCTGAAATTATGATAACCGGCGGAGCTGAAGCAGCGATAACTCAAATGGCAATTGCGGGATTTAATGCCGCTCGTGCACTTTCAACCTGGAATGACCGTATGATGGAAGCATCACGTCCGTTTGATAAAGACCGGAATGGATTTGTTATGGGTGAAGGTTCAGGTACTATTGTATTAGAGGAACTCGAACACGCACTTAAACGCGGTGCAAAAATCTACGGAGAAGTTGTCGGTATTGGTCTAACCGGAGATGCTTACCATGTAACTGCGCCTCCTCCGGGTGGTGAAGGTGCCGTACGTTCTATGAGAGAATGTTTAAGAGATGCCGGTGTTGAACCTATTGTAGTTGATTATATAAATGCGCATGGTACTTCAACAGAACTAAATGATCTTAATGAAACAATTGCAATTAAAACCGTTTTTGGCGATCATGCTAAAAAACTTGCTGTCAGTTCCACTAAATCTATGACCGGACATTTATTAGGCGCGGCTGGTGCAGTTGAAGCTATTGCAACTCTGCTTGCAATTAAAAACAGCATTATTCCTCCTACAATAAACTTTAAAGAAGCTGAACCGGAAATGGATTTAAATTATACTCCCAATATAGCTGTTAAGAAAGAGATCAATTACGCTATTAGCAATACATTTGGCTTTGGCGGACATAATGCGTCTTTACTATTCAAAAAGTTTGTAGGATGA
- the rnc gene encoding ribonuclease III gives MFGKLLDRFFFFQRRKYFIDPELRTRFQKNYTILKKILGFTPRNKSYFIKALTHSSYLELYPELSKSNERLEFLGDSVLSMIVANYLFENYRNEEEGFLTKSRAALVNREHLYITAQEIGLDKIILYNEKYLRDSMEGMQTIYADGLEALIGAIFLDQGLSKTEEFVIERIIKPYEVDQNFLIDTNYKGQLLEYAHSKKLQHPRYIIRSEEGPPHKKDFIIDVFLGDELFGTGNGRNKKTAEQEASMNAMQKLKTED, from the coding sequence TTGTTTGGAAAACTGTTAGATAGGTTTTTCTTTTTTCAAAGAAGAAAATATTTTATTGATCCGGAACTAAGAACTAGATTTCAGAAGAACTATACAATCCTAAAAAAAATTCTCGGTTTTACACCACGTAATAAATCCTATTTCATCAAAGCTCTCACACATAGTTCCTATCTTGAGTTATATCCCGAACTTTCTAAATCGAATGAACGCTTGGAATTTTTAGGCGATTCCGTTTTAAGTATGATCGTTGCTAATTATCTCTTTGAAAATTACAGGAACGAAGAAGAAGGATTTCTTACAAAATCGCGTGCGGCTCTTGTTAACCGTGAACACTTATATATTACAGCGCAAGAAATAGGTTTAGATAAGATTATTCTTTACAATGAAAAATACTTGCGGGATTCGATGGAGGGAATGCAGACAATATACGCAGACGGACTTGAAGCCTTGATTGGTGCAATCTTTTTAGATCAAGGTTTAAGTAAGACTGAAGAATTTGTGATTGAAAGGATAATTAAGCCGTATGAAGTGGATCAAAATTTTTTGATTGACACAAACTATAAAGGACAATTGCTGGAATATGCTCACTCAAAAAAGCTTCAGCATCCGCGTTATATTATACGATCTGAAGAAGGTCCTCCGCACAAAAAAGATTTTATAATTGATGTCTTTTTAGGAGATGAATTATTTGGAACCGGAAACGGTAGAAACAAGAAAACGGCTGAGCAGGAAGCTTCTATGAATGCTATGCAAAAATTAAAAACAGAAGATTGA
- a CDS encoding ester cyclase, with product MKPENIYLILIFLSVLLFSCTQSKPEKELASLLDKYVEFWNTGNFYEIELVLHPEFELRMSPKYEPEKGIALFKESVAKWRKAYPDFHIELKEKFFTNEQAAAIWEITATNSGEGLHPPTGKSIKVTGMSILHFSKGKIKDEWIASNDVYWMQQLGFEFISPFKAEK from the coding sequence ATGAAACCCGAAAATATTTATTTGATTCTGATTTTTCTTTCTGTTTTACTTTTTAGTTGTACTCAATCAAAACCAGAAAAAGAACTTGCTTCACTTTTAGACAAATATGTTGAGTTTTGGAATACTGGTAACTTTTATGAAATTGAACTGGTCTTACATCCAGAGTTTGAGTTAAGGATGTCGCCGAAATATGAACCTGAAAAAGGCATTGCTCTTTTTAAGGAGAGTGTCGCAAAATGGAGGAAGGCATATCCTGATTTTCACATTGAACTAAAAGAAAAATTTTTTACAAATGAACAAGCTGCTGCGATATGGGAAATTACAGCTACTAACAGTGGTGAAGGATTGCATCCGCCTACGGGGAAATCCATCAAAGTCACTGGGATGAGCATTTTACATTTTTCAAAAGGTAAGATCAAAGATGAGTGGATCGCTTCCAATGATGTTTATTGGATGCAACAACTAGGTTTTGAATTCATCTCACCATTTAAAGCTGAAAAATAA